The Thermococcus sp. M39 genome window below encodes:
- a CDS encoding MFS transporter: protein MTDYDVKYAWRVTPLLSLASLLVLYTEAMLIPSLPYIQREFNITQADVSWILTAYLITGTICALIFGTLGDMYGKKKLLLTALSLYTLALILNGYAPTFRALLLSRAVQGVGMAMLPLAYSLVREQFPRRLAPMAQGLISAMNGVGIIIAFPVGAWIAQNYGWRTTFHTVAPFAILLVVLIALYVRESKFIQHDKRIDLAGIALFAIFLVSFLIALSKGPQWGWTSEKVIFLIMFSVISLFAFLFHEAKTEHPFIPREIFNRNVKAAVFATFVVAFAFQINSLTLTYLLQMPKPHGYGLPVFKAGLYMTPLVLTYLVTAPIAGRVILRVGAKTLSVFGILTAVLGYSLAVLHLYDGVMYVLGFMSVGSMGMALLNVSLINLLTFSAPRERLGLTTALFTTFRNIGSSIAPPVGGVILTIYRADTVPSPTAYYVNFSIVIAMFLIVLIPIFFAEEVLKD, encoded by the coding sequence ATGACGGACTACGATGTCAAATACGCCTGGAGAGTCACCCCTCTCCTCAGTCTTGCATCCCTCCTTGTTCTTTATACTGAGGCAATGTTAATACCGAGCTTACCTTATATCCAGCGGGAATTTAACATAACGCAGGCCGATGTGTCGTGGATCCTCACGGCCTATTTAATCACAGGGACAATTTGTGCGCTGATCTTTGGTACCTTGGGTGATATGTACGGGAAAAAGAAGCTCCTCTTAACGGCCCTTTCTCTTTACACACTCGCCCTGATACTTAATGGGTACGCTCCCACCTTTAGAGCGTTGCTTCTCTCAAGGGCCGTACAAGGCGTGGGCATGGCCATGTTGCCCCTCGCTTACTCTTTAGTCCGAGAGCAGTTCCCCCGGCGGCTTGCACCTATGGCTCAAGGGCTCATCTCCGCCATGAATGGGGTCGGAATCATAATTGCGTTTCCGGTAGGGGCATGGATTGCACAAAACTACGGGTGGAGGACCACTTTCCACACGGTTGCTCCTTTTGCTATCCTACTGGTTGTATTAATCGCTCTATACGTACGGGAAAGCAAGTTCATCCAGCATGATAAGAGGATAGACTTGGCAGGAATAGCTCTTTTCGCAATCTTTCTGGTGTCCTTCTTGATAGCCTTATCAAAAGGTCCTCAGTGGGGATGGACATCTGAAAAGGTTATCTTTCTGATAATGTTCTCCGTCATTTCCCTTTTTGCATTCCTTTTCCATGAGGCCAAAACTGAGCATCCTTTTATTCCTCGAGAGATCTTTAACAGGAATGTTAAGGCCGCTGTCTTTGCGACTTTTGTCGTGGCATTTGCATTTCAGATAAACTCGCTGACTCTGACGTATTTGCTACAGATGCCCAAACCCCATGGATACGGGCTTCCCGTGTTCAAGGCTGGCCTTTATATGACACCTCTTGTTTTAACATATCTGGTAACCGCTCCTATAGCAGGTCGCGTTATACTCCGGGTGGGGGCAAAAACCCTCTCCGTTTTTGGAATCTTAACGGCAGTGTTGGGATACTCGCTGGCCGTTCTCCACCTCTATGATGGAGTTATGTATGTGCTAGGATTTATGAGTGTGGGTTCTATGGGAATGGCTCTCCTGAACGTGTCTCTAATTAACCTGTTAACGTTCTCCGCTCCCCGGGAGAGGCTGGGATTAACAACGGCCCTTTTTACCACTTTTAGAAACATTGGCTCTTCCATAGCTCCTCCTGTGGGCGGAGTGATTCTCACGATATACCGTGCTGATACTGTTCCCTCCCCAACAGCATACTATGTTAACTTCTCAATAGTGATTGCGATGTTTCTGATAGTGCTGATCCCGATATTTTTTGCAGAAGAAGTTCTAAAGGATTAA
- a CDS encoding Gfo/Idh/MocA family protein, producing MPERKLRVGVVGCGNIFNLAHKNALKNIETIKVVSVMDIKGKKAKEAAKEFNAKYFTNLDEFLDLDLDVVEILTPTYTHAEIAIKALKAGKHVIVEKPIALRSEEAEKMIKVAEKEGLWLLVGHTRRFDKRWMQIKEIIKKRNILPMQIRKAEVQRLPFPKTAWYWKPHKGGGVAIDLGVHVTDFLRWFFESEPIRVLGIGKAIRKEARVNNTYDHFVMMIQFEGGKTGIAEVSWAYSYPARYGVFYHHLDILGKNGRIRYTPMDTPVVGVVKSHFEMPRFSPMLSTFPDAFERELRHFFNVILGKEEPVITARDALIALQIAEKAIESAHKGEPIDLKGVIA from the coding sequence ATGCCAGAGCGTAAATTGAGAGTAGGCGTTGTAGGCTGTGGAAATATCTTCAATTTAGCCCACAAAAATGCTCTTAAGAACATCGAAACAATAAAAGTTGTATCCGTTATGGACATTAAGGGAAAGAAAGCAAAAGAAGCTGCAAAAGAGTTTAATGCTAAGTATTTTACAAATTTGGACGAATTTCTTGACTTAGATTTGGATGTTGTTGAAATTCTAACCCCAACTTATACTCATGCTGAGATTGCAATTAAAGCACTGAAAGCTGGCAAGCATGTTATTGTTGAAAAGCCAATCGCCTTAAGAAGTGAAGAAGCTGAAAAGATGATTAAAGTTGCAGAAAAAGAAGGATTGTGGCTTTTGGTTGGACACACGAGGAGATTTGATAAGAGATGGATGCAGATAAAGGAAATTATCAAAAAGAGGAACATCTTGCCAATGCAAATTAGAAAAGCAGAGGTTCAAAGACTTCCTTTCCCGAAAACTGCATGGTACTGGAAGCCTCACAAAGGTGGTGGGGTTGCAATTGATTTAGGAGTTCATGTCACTGATTTCTTGAGGTGGTTCTTTGAGAGCGAACCTATTAGGGTTCTTGGAATTGGAAAAGCAATAAGGAAGGAAGCGAGGGTTAACAACACATACGATCACTTTGTCATGATGATACAGTTTGAGGGAGGAAAGACTGGAATAGCCGAGGTGAGCTGGGCATATTCATATCCAGCCCGTTATGGTGTGTTTTATCATCATCTCGACATTCTTGGCAAAAATGGAAGAATAAGATACACTCCAATGGACACCCCAGTTGTCGGTGTCGTTAAGAGCCACTTTGAAATGCCTCGCTTTTCACCGATGCTCTCGACATTTCCAGATGCCTTTGAGAGAGAACTGAGGCATTTCTTCAATGTGATCCTTGGAAAGGAAGAGCCAGTGATTACAGCAAGAGATGCACTAATAGCACTTCAAATTGCTGAAAAAGCCATTGAATCTGCTCACAAAGGGGAACCTATTGACCTCAAGGGGGTGATAGCATGA
- a CDS encoding glycosyltransferase: protein MKVMVGIPSYNNADTIGFVVKQAAEGLKKYFGGGIIANADGGSSDGTREVVMKTKVPEGVEVMSFVYKWPIPGKGSAMKELMELAKEKGVDVLVFVDSDLRSITPEWIYKFAKPIEDGYDFVAPLYIRHKYDGTITNNIAYPMTASLYGYNVRQPIGGDFGISAKLIDVYLADEEIWKTDVARFGVDIFLTTTALAEGFRVIQTALGLKIHNPKDPAASLGPMFNQVVGTLFMLMRKYEEKWRPVKEIKKVKTFGSIKWQEPEEVKVTIELLKQKSRELFKENEAILKKALSEETFAQVTKALETFEFDDTLWSHVLFDGAVAYKNGILKNAEPLIPLYFAKTADFVEKTKELTTAEAETIIQERAKIFLKEKEYLLEKW, encoded by the coding sequence ATGAAAGTTATGGTGGGGATACCCAGCTACAACAACGCTGACACCATAGGCTTTGTAGTTAAGCAAGCTGCTGAAGGATTGAAAAAATACTTCGGAGGAGGCATTATAGCAAACGCAGATGGTGGAAGTAGTGATGGAACGAGAGAAGTCGTTATGAAGACCAAAGTCCCAGAAGGAGTGGAAGTGATGAGCTTCGTTTATAAGTGGCCAATTCCCGGCAAAGGCAGTGCAATGAAAGAGCTTATGGAGCTTGCAAAGGAAAAAGGTGTTGATGTTCTTGTTTTTGTTGACAGCGATTTGAGGAGCATAACCCCAGAGTGGATTTACAAATTTGCTAAGCCTATTGAAGATGGCTACGATTTCGTCGCTCCGCTCTATATAAGGCACAAATATGATGGAACGATAACGAACAACATCGCCTATCCAATGACAGCATCTCTCTATGGCTACAATGTTAGACAGCCAATTGGGGGAGACTTTGGGATTAGTGCGAAGCTGATTGATGTTTATTTAGCGGATGAAGAAATTTGGAAGACAGATGTTGCAAGATTCGGTGTTGATATCTTTTTAACCACAACAGCCCTAGCTGAGGGATTCAGAGTAATCCAAACAGCTCTAGGTTTAAAGATTCACAATCCAAAGGATCCAGCTGCTTCTCTCGGCCCGATGTTCAACCAAGTTGTTGGGACTCTGTTTATGTTAATGAGAAAATACGAGGAGAAGTGGAGACCAGTTAAGGAAATTAAAAAAGTTAAAACTTTTGGGAGCATTAAATGGCAAGAGCCAGAAGAAGTTAAAGTTACCATCGAGCTTTTAAAACAAAAATCTAGGGAGCTTTTCAAGGAAAATGAAGCAATTTTAAAGAAAGCCCTAAGTGAGGAGACATTTGCTCAAGTTACCAAAGCCCTTGAAACATTTGAGTTTGATGATACTCTATGGAGCCACGTTCTCTTTGATGGAGCAGTTGCATACAAGAACGGAATCCTCAAGAACGCTGAACCACTAATTCCGCTCTACTTTGCAAAGACTGCTGATTTCGTTGAAAAGACGAAAGAGTTAACAACGGCGGAAGCAGAGACAATCATCCAAGAGAGAGCAAAGATTTTCTTGAAGGAAAAAGAATATCTGCTTGAGAAGTGGTGA
- a CDS encoding carbohydrate ABC transporter permease, which produces MNEKTKFMLKQIAFYTFVFTVVAWIVVPLIVATLYAFSSKLDYYDPSKIIPFHYTKQWVNTLLFVLGALDAIKNSIIVAVLTIIISFALGIPAGYAIAKFIFPAKDTIKLSIIALRMFPIPVMAIPLVVLYIRLNLIDTLLGVALAHTAMALPFVVLITSSIFAGVSTELEEAAMVFGLTRLGAFLKITLPLALPGLAAAAMFTFVMSWNEVFVASVLTLQRRTLPAQILSIMAGATGGAAPDYYKFAAAFIMMLPAMLFIFFARKYLITMWGITLK; this is translated from the coding sequence ATGAATGAGAAGACAAAGTTTATGCTTAAGCAAATAGCCTTTTACACGTTCGTTTTTACGGTCGTTGCTTGGATAGTTGTGCCATTGATAGTGGCAACCCTTTATGCATTTTCTTCAAAGCTTGATTACTATGACCCTAGCAAGATAATCCCCTTCCACTATACAAAACAGTGGGTCAATACTTTGCTATTTGTACTCGGAGCTCTTGATGCTATTAAAAACAGCATCATCGTGGCAGTTTTGACAATAATTATAAGCTTTGCTCTTGGAATTCCCGCAGGTTATGCAATAGCAAAGTTCATATTCCCAGCAAAGGATACTATAAAGCTCTCAATAATTGCATTAAGAATGTTTCCAATCCCTGTTATGGCGATACCTTTGGTTGTGCTTTACATTAGGCTGAATCTCATAGATACTTTACTTGGTGTTGCATTAGCTCACACTGCAATGGCTCTTCCCTTTGTTGTTCTCATAACATCGAGCATTTTTGCTGGAGTTTCTACTGAGCTTGAAGAGGCTGCAATGGTCTTTGGGCTAACAAGGCTCGGAGCATTCCTTAAGATAACCCTTCCATTAGCTCTTCCAGGATTGGCAGCAGCTGCAATGTTCACCTTTGTCATGTCGTGGAACGAGGTCTTTGTTGCATCAGTTTTAACTCTTCAGCGCAGAACTCTGCCTGCTCAAATATTATCAATAATGGCAGGAGCTACCGGTGGGGCTGCACCTGATTATTACAAATTTGCTGCTGCATTTATAATGATGCTTCCAGCTATGTTGTTCATCTTCTTCGCAAGGAAGTATCTAATCACAATGTGGGGTATAACGCTCAAGTGA
- a CDS encoding carbohydrate ABC transporter permease, which translates to MKVKVSHLPYLLILPAFAYLMFFVGYPLIQALYLAFTENGAFSLATVSRTISDPRFWDALKYTIGLAAVIVPTQVVLALILALVMNRAFRGKDLALYALIIPLTISDVAAGLIWYAMLSPSGFLNKLFLNIGLIDNPVYFFGYQFRHMEFLAIVLAELWRATAIVFVIILAGLQMISPEYLEVAEVFGADYWTKLRKIVIPLLKPSIQSALIIRTLFAMQVFGIVWILAGRDIPILAGEGFYQLTEIKDYGVASIYALTIAALSIVLGAMYIKFMRAEYLEVKE; encoded by the coding sequence ATGAAGGTTAAGGTCTCCCATCTTCCCTATCTTTTAATTTTGCCGGCTTTTGCATATCTGATGTTCTTTGTTGGTTATCCTCTTATTCAAGCTCTGTATTTGGCTTTCACTGAAAACGGTGCCTTTTCTCTTGCGACTGTTAGCAGAACGATTAGCGACCCTCGCTTTTGGGATGCTCTTAAATATACTATCGGTTTGGCTGCTGTGATTGTGCCTACCCAAGTTGTTTTAGCACTGATTTTGGCTCTCGTAATGAACAGGGCTTTTAGAGGTAAAGATTTAGCTCTTTATGCTTTAATAATTCCTCTTACGATTAGTGATGTTGCTGCAGGTTTGATTTGGTATGCCATGCTTTCTCCAAGCGGATTTTTGAATAAACTTTTTCTAAATATTGGATTAATTGACAATCCGGTTTATTTCTTCGGCTATCAATTTAGGCACATGGAATTTTTGGCAATAGTTCTAGCAGAGCTTTGGAGGGCGACTGCAATTGTATTCGTTATTATCCTCGCTGGTTTGCAGATGATAAGTCCAGAGTACCTTGAGGTAGCGGAAGTGTTTGGGGCGGATTATTGGACAAAGTTAAGGAAAATAGTGATTCCACTATTGAAACCAAGCATTCAGAGTGCCTTAATCATAAGGACGCTCTTTGCAATGCAGGTCTTTGGTATCGTCTGGATATTAGCAGGAAGGGATATCCCAATTTTGGCTGGAGAAGGTTTCTATCAGCTTACCGAGATTAAGGATTACGGCGTCGCTTCAATTTATGCATTAACAATAGCTGCGCTTTCAATTGTCCTTGGAGCCATGTACATCAAGTTCATGAGAGCTGAGTATTTGGAGGTGAAAGAATGA
- a CDS encoding Gfo/Idh/MocA family protein, translated as MKINIGIISYAHPHAIRYGSTFASNPKAKLYAISGDGSNSDVAKREAQRLKAKFYKNYEELLKDEKVDAVYVAIETYRHKEVALRVIEEGKHLLLEKPIALTLEDADEIIKAARKAGVKLMVPFNPRFTIPLRKAKSMIENGEIGKLEYIYAISEYVKPPIFLEGLDMTWFLDVRKSGGGGFMDTAPHGIDSLLWLTESDVKRVYADIGSKIYGFPVDDVGTAVLEFKNGVTAVLNAGWGNPRGYLYGLEIKYYILGKDGFLDIRTAYPDFTVYQDRAEKIYWERADVENIVRCFIESILEDKEPPITGEDAKRNLEIVLAAYESSRTGKVVKL; from the coding sequence ATGAAAATTAACATTGGGATTATAAGCTATGCTCATCCTCATGCCATCAGATACGGCTCAACTTTTGCTTCCAACCCAAAAGCTAAGCTTTATGCAATTTCCGGGGATGGTTCTAATTCTGATGTTGCTAAAAGGGAAGCTCAGAGACTTAAAGCTAAATTCTACAAAAACTATGAAGAGTTGCTGAAGGATGAGAAAGTTGATGCTGTTTATGTCGCAATCGAGACCTACCGCCATAAGGAAGTTGCTCTTAGAGTTATTGAAGAGGGGAAACATCTTCTCCTAGAAAAGCCAATTGCTTTGACTCTTGAAGATGCTGACGAAATTATCAAAGCGGCTAGGAAAGCTGGAGTTAAACTGATGGTGCCTTTCAATCCGAGATTCACAATTCCCCTTAGAAAAGCAAAGAGCATGATTGAAAACGGAGAAATAGGGAAGTTGGAATACATTTATGCAATTTCGGAGTATGTTAAGCCGCCAATATTCTTGGAAGGCTTGGACATGACTTGGTTCCTCGATGTTAGAAAGTCTGGTGGCGGGGGTTTTATGGACACTGCACCACATGGAATTGATTCTCTCCTCTGGTTGACAGAGAGCGATGTTAAGAGGGTTTACGCTGATATTGGCTCAAAGATTTATGGATTCCCAGTTGATGACGTTGGAACTGCGGTTTTAGAGTTCAAGAACGGAGTTACTGCCGTCTTAAATGCTGGCTGGGGCAATCCAAGAGGGTATCTCTATGGACTCGAAATAAAGTACTACATTCTTGGAAAAGACGGCTTTTTGGACATAAGGACAGCGTATCCCGATTTCACAGTATATCAAGATAGGGCTGAAAAGATATATTGGGAGAGAGCGGATGTTGAAAATATCGTTAGATGCTTTATAGAGTCCATACTTGAGGATAAAGAACCTCCAATAACTGGAGAGGACGCAAAGAGGAACTTGGAGATAGTGTTGGCAGCTTATGAATCCTCAAGGACGGGAAAGGTTGTGAAGCTTTAG
- a CDS encoding TrmB family transcriptional regulator: MIEQEIIEKLKLLGLKEYEARVYAALVILGPSKASEIAKESEVPRPKVYDVLKELHKKGFVDISEGSPTYFKATDPEKVVASLRDMYIKSAEDVIIKLKSYQKEQRQEWFPIWYLQGEWNIKRNVEDLAERAEEEFISALVDWKLGFKFKKAFEIAKRKGLDTKIVLPKPKGNKRYIDTLSQLGEVFLISIEKALDEEQGNFELLTKALFTSEMSYSVEGIFIRDGRESIMVYREGEILKGLIVRLPFIPMFQRMIVLYLIEKSTQ, from the coding sequence GTGATTGAACAGGAGATTATTGAGAAACTTAAGCTTCTTGGTCTCAAGGAGTACGAGGCAAGGGTCTATGCCGCTTTAGTAATCCTTGGGCCTTCGAAAGCGAGTGAGATAGCTAAGGAAAGTGAAGTTCCGAGGCCAAAGGTTTACGATGTCTTAAAAGAGCTTCATAAGAAGGGTTTTGTGGATATAAGCGAGGGAAGTCCTACATACTTTAAGGCTACTGATCCTGAAAAAGTGGTTGCCTCCCTTAGGGATATGTACATTAAATCGGCAGAGGATGTCATAATCAAGCTGAAGAGTTATCAAAAGGAACAGAGACAAGAATGGTTTCCAATCTGGTATTTACAGGGCGAGTGGAACATAAAACGTAACGTTGAGGATTTAGCAGAGAGAGCTGAGGAGGAGTTCATCTCAGCACTTGTTGACTGGAAACTAGGGTTTAAGTTCAAGAAAGCGTTCGAAATTGCAAAGCGTAAAGGACTGGATACAAAAATAGTCCTCCCCAAACCCAAGGGAAATAAACGCTATATCGATACTTTAAGTCAGCTTGGAGAAGTGTTTCTGATATCCATAGAAAAGGCTCTAGACGAGGAACAGGGGAATTTTGAATTACTCACGAAGGCACTATTCACAAGCGAGATGTCTTACAGCGTGGAGGGGATCTTTATTAGAGATGGACGGGAGTCTATTATGGTCTACCGGGAGGGAGAAATACTAAAAGGTCTGATCGTAAGGCTTCCGTTCATACCGATGTTCCAGAGGATGATTGTTCTCTACTTAATCGAAAAATCAACACAATAA
- a CDS encoding ABC transporter substrate-binding protein translates to MNRKAKIVGLLVFVILGAIVSGCIGGEKTTTPTTSEAVKLIWLSTQLNPPEERVFVQEQLLSEFKKETGIDVDFIPISYSDMATRLEAEEKAGKVTIDVIGDLHGGLDYFNSQGWLMDLSGMPKLEGRTFITTFEKYATIGGKKVYVPWMSATYVMVINKKAFDYLPDGLTKEDVMKGTDKWTYDAFLAWAKKLKEATGKPQVGFPAGPKGLFVRFLHGYIYPAYTGYQAKAFDSPEAITMWNYLKELWPYVNPASTTWDAMAEPLLRGEVLIAWDHTARIKNAIETSPDQFVVVPVPRGPKGRGFILVVAGLAIPKGAPHPEEAWKLIDYLTRPETQVKVLEKVGFFPTVKEASGVLPEGPLKILAEGVAAQSATPDAVVAMIPNLGAKGGEFKDIYRTAFERIVLKGEDPVAVTKELKPKLIALFEEQGVEVP, encoded by the coding sequence ATGAACCGAAAAGCAAAAATTGTAGGGCTTTTGGTTTTTGTCATTTTAGGAGCGATAGTAAGTGGTTGCATAGGTGGTGAAAAGACAACAACGCCGACTACTTCTGAAGCGGTAAAGCTTATTTGGCTTTCGACACAGCTGAATCCACCTGAGGAGAGAGTTTTTGTTCAAGAGCAACTCCTTAGCGAATTTAAGAAAGAGACAGGAATTGACGTTGATTTCATACCCATAAGTTATTCTGATATGGCTACAAGGCTTGAGGCTGAGGAAAAAGCTGGAAAGGTCACTATTGATGTCATCGGCGACTTGCACGGTGGTCTTGATTACTTCAACTCACAAGGCTGGCTTATGGACTTAAGCGGAATGCCGAAGCTTGAGGGAAGGACTTTCATAACAACCTTTGAGAAGTATGCGACAATTGGAGGAAAGAAGGTTTACGTCCCATGGATGAGTGCTACATACGTCATGGTGATCAACAAGAAGGCATTTGATTACTTACCAGATGGACTCACAAAGGAGGATGTTATGAAGGGAACTGACAAGTGGACTTACGATGCATTCTTAGCTTGGGCTAAGAAGCTTAAAGAGGCAACAGGAAAGCCGCAAGTTGGATTCCCAGCCGGACCAAAAGGATTGTTCGTTAGATTCCTCCACGGATACATCTACCCAGCTTACACAGGCTACCAAGCAAAGGCATTTGACAGCCCAGAGGCAATTACAATGTGGAACTACCTCAAAGAGCTCTGGCCGTATGTAAATCCAGCAAGCACAACTTGGGATGCAATGGCTGAGCCACTCTTAAGAGGGGAAGTCCTTATTGCATGGGATCACACTGCAAGAATTAAGAATGCAATTGAGACAAGCCCAGATCAATTTGTAGTTGTTCCAGTGCCGAGAGGACCAAAGGGGAGAGGGTTTATCTTAGTAGTTGCAGGATTGGCAATTCCAAAGGGTGCTCCACATCCAGAAGAAGCATGGAAATTAATTGATTACCTCACAAGACCAGAGACACAAGTTAAAGTTCTCGAGAAGGTTGGATTCTTCCCAACAGTCAAAGAAGCAAGTGGTGTATTACCAGAAGGACCGCTTAAGATTCTGGCTGAGGGTGTTGCTGCACAGTCCGCAACGCCAGATGCAGTTGTTGCAATGATTCCGAACCTTGGAGCAAAAGGTGGTGAATTCAAGGACATCTACAGAACAGCATTTGAGAGAATTGTCCTCAAGGGCGAAGACCCAGTAGCGGTTACAAAGGAGCTCAAGCCAAAGCTTATTGCACTCTTTGAGGAACAAGGCGTAGAAGTTCCATGA